Proteins found in one Chaetodon auriga isolate fChaAug3 chromosome 12, fChaAug3.hap1, whole genome shotgun sequence genomic segment:
- the LOC143328743 gene encoding sentrin-specific protease 5-like isoform X1 translates to MFSCDPPSLTLNLSTMHRTQSHWRKAKHLKTKKGSMSSVNGVSHLSRRAKRRLHFKLQLWMWRKRREKCRFWTLRAKKRACGINSSSCLSGKTQSQKSKSKAVSPLGCDAGGSEDALGRQNCLLKLCESVSLSETFIASSSSQNPATRTNDVSAGNVTMTAAAVPSQRTDTLVQRSEMTDSSKHSHTVGPLLSTDSDACGLTSHSKEPRTLLLAQRLEADASSGHLTAVPPGEDQAANRDTDERSKVSSHTDASLKVLTEDIHEFLEDFYRIYGSFIPLRKSDVLTHLKRRFNTDFSDRKDLIFPEVTKYQTAIIQAPVQSFQVVYKKHTLTLDDLSTLADQNWLNDQVMNMYGELIMESAHHQVHFLNSFFHRQLMTKGYDGVKRWTKQVDLFSKSLLLVPIHLEVHWCLVTADIVQKRICLYDSQGNALRKVARNILKYLMTEAKEKKQTAFESGWAVSFDEKIPQQTNENDCGVFVLEYSRCLALGKALQFSQKDIPKIRQRIYKELCDCELHERD, encoded by the exons ATGTTCTCGTGTGACCCTCCATCGCTCACTCTTAATCTCTCCACGATGCACCGAACACAGAGCCACTGGCGCAAAGCGAAACACctcaagacaaaaaaaggatCCATGTCTTCAGTCAATGGAGTTTCTCATCTCTCCAGGCGAGCCAAGAGGCGCTTGCATTTTAAATTACAGCTTTGGATGTGGAGGAAGCGGAGAGAGAAATGCCGTTTTTGGACGTTGAGAGCAAAGAAACGAGCATGCGGGATCAACTCCAGCTCCTGCCTCAGTGGAAAGACACAGTCCCAGAAAAGTAAGAGCAAAGCTGTGTCACCTCTTGGATGTGACGCTGGAGGTTCAGAGGACGCGCTCGGGAGGCAGAACTGCCTGCTGAAGCTGTGtgagtctgtcagtctgtcagaaaCGTTCATTGCCTCCAGTTCCTCACAGAACCCGGCTACGCGCACAAATGATGTTTCTGCAGGTAACGTCACCATGACAGCGGCGGCGGTGCCGTCACAACGAACAGACACTCTGGTCCAGCGTAGTGAAATGACAGACTCTTCCAAACATTCTCACACTGTTGGACCCCTGTTGAGTACAGACAGTGATGCATGTGGGTTAACTTCTCATTCTAAAGAACCAAGGACGCTGTTACTTGCTCAAAGGCTTGAGGCAGACGCCTCATCAGGACACTTGACTGCTGTCCCTCCAGGTGAGGACCAGGCTGCAAACAGAGATACTGATGAGAGAAGTAAAGTGTCTTCTCACACTGATGCCAGTCTTAAAGTGCTGACAGAAGACATCCACG AATTTCTTGAGGACTTCTACAGAATATATGGAAGTTTCATCCCACTGCGAAAGAGCGATGTGTTGACACACCTGAAGAGGAGGTTCAACACTGACTTCAGTGACAG GAAGGACCTGATCTTCCCAGAAGTTACCAAATACCAAACTGCCATCATTCAGGCACCTGTTCAATCCTTCCAGGTGGTCTACAAGAAACACACTCTGACACTGGACGACTTGTCTACACTGGCGGATCAGAACTGGCTCAATGACCAG GTCATGAACATGTATGGGGAATTGATAATGGAATCTGCCCATCACCAG GTCCATTTTCTCAACAGCTTCTTCCACAGGCAGCTCATGACTAAAGGATATGATGGCGTTAAGAGATGGACAAAGCAG GTGGATTTGTTTTCTAAGAGTTTGCTTTTGGTGCCCATCCACCTGGAGGTCCACTGGTGTCTGGTGACTGCTGACATTGTTCAAAAGAGGATCTGCCTTTACGACTCTCAAGGGAACGCACTCCGCAAGGTTGCAAGG AACATCCTGAAATACTTGATGACAGAAGCAAAGGAGAAAAAGCAGACAGCTTTTGAAAGCGGTTGGGCTGTGTCGTTCGATGAG AAAATTCCACAACAGACCAATGAAAATGACTGTGGAGTCTTTGTCTTGGAG TATTCCAGATGCCTCGCTCTGGGAAAAGCTCTGCAGTTTTCACAGAAGGACATACCAAAGATCCGCCAGCGAATCTACAAAGAGCTCTGTGACTGTGAGCTCCATGAGCGGGACTGA
- the LOC143329330 gene encoding profilin-2-like isoform X2, whose product MSWQSYVENLMADGSCQDSAIVGYTDAKYVWAAHAGGTFNNITSQEIDVLIGKDRETFYTSGLTLGSKKCSVLRDSLQDDGDWTMDIRTKSQGGEPTYNISVGRAGKVLVLVMGKEAVHGGNLNKKAHVMAEYLRKSGY is encoded by the exons ATGTCTTGGCAAAGCTACGTGGAAAACCTGATGGCCGATGGCAGCTGTCAGGATAGCGCCATTGTTGGGTATACGGACGCCAAATATGTTTGGGCAGCACATGCCGGTGGTACTTTCAACAATATCACG tctCAAGAAATTGATGTCCTTATCGGTAAGGACAGGGAGACCTTTTACACCAGCGGTCTCACTCTGGGCTCAAAGAAGTGCTCAGTCCTCAGAGACAGCCTCCAGGATGATGGGGACTGGACAATGGACATCAGGACAAAGAGCCAAGGAGGAGAACCTACATACAATATCTCTGTGGGGAGAGCCGGAAAAG TATTGGTTTTAGTCATGGGAAAGGAGGCGGTCCATGGTGGAAATCTTAACAAGAAAGCACATGTAATGGCTGAATACCTGAGGAAGTCTGGATATTGA
- the LOC143329330 gene encoding profilin-2-like isoform X1: MSWQSYVENLMADGSCQDSAIVGYTDAKYVWAAHAGGTFNNITSQEIDVLIGKDRETFYTSGLTLGSKKCSVLRDSLQDDGDWTMDIRTKSQGGEPTYNISVGRAGKVLVLVMGKEGVHGGGLNKKAYSMAKYLRDSGF, from the exons ATGTCTTGGCAAAGCTACGTGGAAAACCTGATGGCCGATGGCAGCTGTCAGGATAGCGCCATTGTTGGGTATACGGACGCCAAATATGTTTGGGCAGCACATGCCGGTGGTACTTTCAACAATATCACG tctCAAGAAATTGATGTCCTTATCGGTAAGGACAGGGAGACCTTTTACACCAGCGGTCTCACTCTGGGCTCAAAGAAGTGCTCAGTCCTCAGAGACAGCCTCCAGGATGATGGGGACTGGACAATGGACATCAGGACAAAGAGCCAAGGAGGAGAACCTACATACAATATCTCTGTGGGGAGAGCCGGAAAAG TTTTGGTTCTTGTAATGGGCAAAGAAGGGGTCCATGGAGGCGGATTGAATAAGAAGGCTTACTCAATGGCAAAATACTTGAGGGATTCAGGGTTTTAA
- the LOC143328744 gene encoding alpha-2-HS-glycoprotein-like translates to MNLLGITVVLVLLAGVWAQINVLRPQCDSAEAEEAALVAQDYLNAQHAHGYKYALNRIEDIKILSKPDGDTYVLEVDLLETDCHVLDPTPIANCTVRPKILTAVEGDCDVVLKKVGGALTVTAFKCKTEESTEDLCLGCATLLPLNDTTALDLVHASLATFNNMTVNVTYTVLEVGRMSSQVVSGGPIYSAEYVVVEANCTDGGCVPLNDAMALRGICYAKGVTAVHSVDCKMFSTLMPVVDVNSTAAAAPALPPVVHAHTSSLSHKHGLKHHKLTAIHDPQLSGLLSAESTESAEVVPVAPAVVPVAPAVVDVVVDVAADPAAADPAPVAADPAPAADSVSASDASSSAEVPVVVVKREIAAAPASAVVDTPATQTDPIALVPVCPGRVRFF, encoded by the exons ATGAATCTCTTGGGCATCACTGTGGTTCTGGTGCTACTGGCGGGGGTATGGGCTCAGATCAATGTGCTACGACCTCAGTGCGACTCCGctgaagcagaggaggctgcTCTAGTGGCTCAGGATTACCTCAATGCCCAGCATGCCCACGGCTACAAGTATGCACTGAACAGGATCGAGGACATCAAGATCCTCAGTAAG CCTGATGGAGACACATATGTCCTGGAAGTTGACCTGCTGGAGACAGACTGTCATGTGTTGGACCCCACACCTATTGCCAACTGCACAGTCAGACCCAAAATATTGACG GCAGTAGAAGGAGACTGTGATGTGGTGCTGAAGAAGGTGGGGGGAGCTCTGACGGTCACAGCTTTCAAGTGTAAAACCGAGG AGTCAACAGAGGACCTGTGCTTGGGCTGTGCTACCCTCCTTCCCCTAAACGACACCACAGCACTGGACCTTGTCCATGCCTCTCTGGCAACCTTCAACAACATGACTGTGAACGTAACATACACGGTTTTGGAGGTTGGAAGGATGTCATCCCAG GTTGTGTCTGGCGGCCCAATCTATTCTGCAGaatatgttgttgttgaggCTAATTGCACTGATGGTGGCTGTGTGCCCCTGAATGACGCCATGGCT CTCCGTGGAATTTGTTATGCCAAAGGTGTGACTGCTGTTCACTCAGTAGACTGCAAGATGTTTTCCACTCTG ATGCCTGTTGTAGATGTcaacagcactgcagctgcagctcctgcctTGCCACCAGTGGTTCACGCGCATACAAGCAGCCTGTCACACAAGCATGGTTTGAAACACCACAAACTGACTGCTATACATGACCCTCAGCTAAGTGGCCTTCTGTCTGCAGAATCAACAGAGTCAGCTGAAGTTGTACCTGTAGCCCCTGCAGTTGTACCTGTAGCCCCTGCTGTGGTTGATGTTGTGGTTGATGTTGCTGCtgatccagctgctgctgatcctGCTCCAGTTGCTGCTGatcctgctccagctgctgacaGTGTATCAGCCTCAGATGCCTCATCCAGTGCTGAGGTGCCTGTTGTTGTGGTGAAGAGAGAGATAGCTGCTGCACCCGCTTCTGCAGTGGTTGACACCCCTGCAACTCAAACAGACCCCATTGCTCTTGTGCCAGTGTGCCCAGGAAGGGTCAGATTCTTCTAA
- the LOC143328743 gene encoding sentrin-specific protease 5-like isoform X2, which yields MFSCDPPSLTLNLSTMHRTQSHWRKAKHLKTKKGSMSSVNGVSHLSRRAKRRLHFKLQLWMWRKRREKCRFWTLRAKKRACGINSSSCLSGKTQSQKSKSKAVSPLGCDAGGSEDALGRQNCLLKLCESVSLSETFIASSSSQNPATRTNDVSAGNVTMTAAAVPSQRTDTLVQRSEMTDSSKHSHTVGPLLSTDSDACGLTSHSKEPRTLLLAQRLEADASSGHLTAVPPEFLEDFYRIYGSFIPLRKSDVLTHLKRRFNTDFSDRKDLIFPEVTKYQTAIIQAPVQSFQVVYKKHTLTLDDLSTLADQNWLNDQVMNMYGELIMESAHHQVHFLNSFFHRQLMTKGYDGVKRWTKQVDLFSKSLLLVPIHLEVHWCLVTADIVQKRICLYDSQGNALRKVARNILKYLMTEAKEKKQTAFESGWAVSFDEKIPQQTNENDCGVFVLEYSRCLALGKALQFSQKDIPKIRQRIYKELCDCELHERD from the exons ATGTTCTCGTGTGACCCTCCATCGCTCACTCTTAATCTCTCCACGATGCACCGAACACAGAGCCACTGGCGCAAAGCGAAACACctcaagacaaaaaaaggatCCATGTCTTCAGTCAATGGAGTTTCTCATCTCTCCAGGCGAGCCAAGAGGCGCTTGCATTTTAAATTACAGCTTTGGATGTGGAGGAAGCGGAGAGAGAAATGCCGTTTTTGGACGTTGAGAGCAAAGAAACGAGCATGCGGGATCAACTCCAGCTCCTGCCTCAGTGGAAAGACACAGTCCCAGAAAAGTAAGAGCAAAGCTGTGTCACCTCTTGGATGTGACGCTGGAGGTTCAGAGGACGCGCTCGGGAGGCAGAACTGCCTGCTGAAGCTGTGtgagtctgtcagtctgtcagaaaCGTTCATTGCCTCCAGTTCCTCACAGAACCCGGCTACGCGCACAAATGATGTTTCTGCAGGTAACGTCACCATGACAGCGGCGGCGGTGCCGTCACAACGAACAGACACTCTGGTCCAGCGTAGTGAAATGACAGACTCTTCCAAACATTCTCACACTGTTGGACCCCTGTTGAGTACAGACAGTGATGCATGTGGGTTAACTTCTCATTCTAAAGAACCAAGGACGCTGTTACTTGCTCAAAGGCTTGAGGCAGACGCCTCATCAGGACACTTGACTGCTGTCCCTCCAG AATTTCTTGAGGACTTCTACAGAATATATGGAAGTTTCATCCCACTGCGAAAGAGCGATGTGTTGACACACCTGAAGAGGAGGTTCAACACTGACTTCAGTGACAG GAAGGACCTGATCTTCCCAGAAGTTACCAAATACCAAACTGCCATCATTCAGGCACCTGTTCAATCCTTCCAGGTGGTCTACAAGAAACACACTCTGACACTGGACGACTTGTCTACACTGGCGGATCAGAACTGGCTCAATGACCAG GTCATGAACATGTATGGGGAATTGATAATGGAATCTGCCCATCACCAG GTCCATTTTCTCAACAGCTTCTTCCACAGGCAGCTCATGACTAAAGGATATGATGGCGTTAAGAGATGGACAAAGCAG GTGGATTTGTTTTCTAAGAGTTTGCTTTTGGTGCCCATCCACCTGGAGGTCCACTGGTGTCTGGTGACTGCTGACATTGTTCAAAAGAGGATCTGCCTTTACGACTCTCAAGGGAACGCACTCCGCAAGGTTGCAAGG AACATCCTGAAATACTTGATGACAGAAGCAAAGGAGAAAAAGCAGACAGCTTTTGAAAGCGGTTGGGCTGTGTCGTTCGATGAG AAAATTCCACAACAGACCAATGAAAATGACTGTGGAGTCTTTGTCTTGGAG TATTCCAGATGCCTCGCTCTGGGAAAAGCTCTGCAGTTTTCACAGAAGGACATACCAAAGATCCGCCAGCGAATCTACAAAGAGCTCTGTGACTGTGAGCTCCATGAGCGGGACTGA